A stretch of Candidatus Methylarchaceae archaeon HK02M2 DNA encodes these proteins:
- a CDS encoding MscL family protein, which translates to MSKENEILEELRRIRELLEPKPAPPPPKGLWAEFLDFMTKYKVMGLAVAFIMGIYLGVLVKALVDDLIMPIIQLGMPSGLVWEEMMVGPFRIGHFIGALITFIIIAFVIFLLVKVTKKWGIK; encoded by the coding sequence ATGTCTAAAGAAAATGAAATATTGGAGGAGTTAAGGCGGATAAGAGAGCTACTCGAACCCAAGCCTGCACCACCGCCTCCTAAAGGTCTTTGGGCAGAGTTCTTAGATTTCATGACTAAATATAAGGTCATGGGTCTAGCTGTTGCTTTCATCATGGGCATATATCTTGGTGTATTAGTCAAAGCACTCGTTGACGACCTCATCATGCCAATAATACAGCTAGGGATGCCCTCTGGATTAGTGTGGGAAGAAATGATGGTTGGTCCCTTTAGAATCGGTCATTTTATCGGCGCTTTGATAACTTTCATAATCATAGCTTTTGTGATCTTCCTTCTGGTGAAGGTCACTAAAAAATGGGGCATTAAATAA